In a genomic window of uncultured Flavobacterium sp.:
- a CDS encoding cytochrome c peroxidase has protein sequence MLKIKHFLWLMIPLLWSCSNQDEEYVNVPLDFKVPSNFPELAYNIALNPPTEKGFELGKKLFYDGRLASDGVVSCGFCHIQANAFTHHGHTVSHGVDNAQGTRNTPPIQNLAYQSIFMYDGAADHLDLQPIIPLTSIIEMNGNLSAILKMMKADKEYQKLFGQAFDDGAITTENMLKALSQFMVMIVSSNSKFDKYRRNEAGGTFTTDELAGYDLFKSKCASCHATDLQTDNSFRNNGLAVNPMVNDVGRYKVTERAADYYKFKVPSLRNIEVSGPYMHDGRFGTLEGVLDHYESGVTASATLDPLLNKNGKLGIALSETDKKQIIAFLKTLTDNQYLTDKRFSEF, from the coding sequence ATGCTGAAAATAAAACATTTTCTATGGCTAATGATTCCGTTGTTATGGAGTTGCTCCAATCAGGACGAGGAATATGTAAATGTTCCTTTAGATTTTAAAGTTCCATCAAACTTTCCTGAATTAGCGTACAATATTGCACTGAATCCGCCAACAGAAAAAGGATTTGAACTAGGAAAAAAATTATTCTATGACGGAAGATTAGCTTCTGACGGAGTTGTTTCCTGCGGTTTTTGCCACATACAAGCCAATGCTTTCACACATCACGGACATACCGTAAGTCATGGCGTAGATAATGCTCAAGGTACACGAAATACACCGCCAATTCAAAATTTGGCTTATCAAAGTATTTTCATGTACGATGGAGCGGCAGATCATTTGGATTTACAGCCAATTATTCCGCTTACAAGTATTATTGAAATGAATGGCAATTTGAGCGCTATTCTAAAAATGATGAAAGCCGACAAAGAGTATCAAAAACTATTTGGACAAGCTTTTGATGATGGAGCAATTACTACCGAAAACATGCTTAAAGCACTTTCGCAATTTATGGTAATGATAGTTTCTTCAAATTCAAAATTTGACAAATATAGACGAAATGAAGCCGGAGGAACATTCACAACCGATGAATTGGCAGGATATGATTTATTCAAATCAAAATGCGCTTCTTGTCACGCTACAGATTTACAAACTGATAATTCATTTAGAAACAATGGTCTTGCTGTAAATCCAATGGTAAATGATGTTGGACGTTACAAAGTAACTGAACGAGCTGCAGATTATTACAAATTCAAAGTGCCAAGTTTGCGGAATATCGAAGTTTCGGGACCTTATATGCACGACGGAAGATTTGGAACTTTGGAAGGAGTTTTAGATCATTATGAAAGTGGTGTTACAGCTTCGGCAACTTTAGATCCTCTTTTAAATAAAAATGGAAAATTAGGAATCGCGCTTTCGGAAACGGATAAAAAACAAATCATCGCTTTCTTAAAAACATTGACCGATAATCAGTATTTGACTGATAAACGTTTCTCGGAGTTTTAA
- a CDS encoding transporter, whose amino-acid sequence MKKLILISLFLVGFSAFSFTVKDSISAFTFQRLAMMEDFDCDACGCSASGGSMGFSSMLNNNFVGVRYFKQSYTSRDGIFDNSPWIDENFNTIQVWTRIPVTEKIQISALIPYHFHERELTAGTESISGLGDITVMGLYKIFETKKDSAVFTHKVNIGAGIKIPTGKFTEANNLGSVNQSFQLGTGSWDYSVVSEYVINRKNLGLNTTLNYIFKTENKKEYQYGDQFNYAATMFYLFDLKSIQIVPQAGLAGEVYQTNKQHGLDLPNTAGDILFGKFGFEAGKDKFSIGVNAMLPINQNLSNGKMEANYRWSVNLNYTL is encoded by the coding sequence ATGAAAAAATTAATATTAATAAGTCTTTTTTTGGTTGGTTTCTCAGCCTTTAGTTTCACGGTAAAAGATAGTATTTCGGCGTTCACTTTTCAGCGTTTGGCAATGATGGAAGACTTTGATTGTGATGCGTGCGGATGTTCGGCAAGTGGCGGAAGTATGGGTTTTAGCTCAATGCTGAACAATAATTTTGTGGGCGTGCGCTATTTTAAACAAAGCTATACAAGCCGCGACGGGATTTTTGATAATTCGCCTTGGATTGATGAGAACTTCAATACGATTCAGGTTTGGACGAGAATTCCGGTAACTGAGAAAATTCAGATTTCGGCGTTGATTCCGTATCACTTTCATGAACGTGAATTAACAGCGGGAACGGAAAGCATTTCTGGTTTGGGCGATATTACCGTTATGGGATTGTACAAAATTTTTGAAACGAAAAAAGACAGCGCGGTTTTTACGCATAAAGTAAATATTGGTGCAGGAATAAAAATTCCAACAGGAAAATTTACTGAAGCAAATAATTTAGGAAGTGTAAATCAAAGTTTTCAATTAGGAACCGGAAGTTGGGATTATTCGGTAGTTTCTGAATATGTTATTAACCGAAAAAATCTGGGATTAAACACAACGCTGAATTACATTTTTAAGACCGAAAATAAAAAAGAATATCAATACGGAGATCAGTTTAATTATGCTGCAACGATGTTTTATTTATTCGATTTGAAATCGATACAAATTGTGCCACAAGCCGGATTAGCTGGCGAAGTTTACCAAACTAACAAACAACACGGTTTAGATTTACCAAATACTGCGGGAGATATCTTGTTTGGAAAATTTGGTTTTGAAGCTGGAAAAGATAAATTTTCGATTGGTGTAAATGCAATGCTTCCGATCAACCAAAATTTATCAAACGGAAAAATGGAAGCGAATTACAGATGGAGCGTAAATTTGAATTACACTTTATAA